A stretch of Sandaracinaceae bacterium DNA encodes these proteins:
- the polA gene encoding DNA polymerase I, producing MATTLPAPGDPDVLWVVDLTGYVFRAYHALPPMSTASGEPTHAVYGVTQMLLALVNEQRPARLAVALDSAGPSFRKELYPEYKATRPPPPEDLREQIDRLEDVIEAYAIPCLINDTYEADDLIATMVRRARDAGLRVVVVSADKDLLQLVQDGVVMFDTMRNKVFGREETVEKMGVPPEKLRDYLALVGDSSDNVPGVKSVGPKTASKLLADYEDLDDLYAHLDDITKKALKRNLTERKNEAYLSQKLVTLDEHVPIEFDLDQLRYGGADEERLRALFTKLEFHKLLSRIAPRPKKPASFDTLDAAGLEAACAAIREAGKLAMFTLAEGDDALNAPIVGVGLSWEKGQAVYAPIGHLRLGADPQIPMDAVTEALKPLLEDPSLPKSLGDSKRERLLWRRHGVDLAGVVFDVMLASYVVDPERHTHALEDVARTELDATFTTYEALTEKRRGFQRALSDVDVEPARDYAGQRADLVRSVERILEPRLEGQGLRPLLDDIELPLARVLARMEQVGVRIDAAYLRRLSGEASARIAELETQAEKLAGRPFKITSPRELETILFDEIGLEPIKRTKTARSTDHEVLEALSSQHDLPKVILEHRLLSKLQGTYLDALPKQIHPETGRVHTRFNQAVAATGRMSSSDPNLQNIPIRTEEGRKIRDAFIAREGWQLLSADYSQIELRVLAHLSEDVELIAAFTDDVDVHVRTASAIFGVPEVEIERAQREAAKTVNYAVIYGQSAWALARNLGIEQDEAQRYIDAFYARYEGVAAFMEDVVEQAKRTGGVRTLFGRWRTLADIRSRNFRLRSAAERMARNTPIQGTAADLIKVAMVRIDRGLASMESRMLLTVHDELVFEVAPGEEDALMTLVKDGMERAMELKVPLVATAGLGRSWNDAH from the coding sequence ATGGCCACCACGCTTCCCGCCCCCGGCGACCCCGACGTGCTCTGGGTCGTCGACCTGACCGGCTACGTCTTCCGCGCCTACCACGCCCTGCCGCCCATGAGCACGGCCTCCGGCGAGCCCACGCACGCCGTGTACGGGGTCACCCAGATGCTGCTCGCGCTCGTCAACGAGCAGCGGCCCGCGCGCCTCGCGGTGGCCCTCGACTCGGCCGGGCCCTCGTTCCGGAAGGAGCTGTACCCGGAGTACAAGGCCACCCGCCCGCCGCCTCCCGAGGACCTGCGCGAGCAGATCGACCGGCTCGAGGACGTCATCGAGGCCTACGCGATTCCTTGTCTCATCAACGACACGTACGAGGCCGATGACCTCATCGCGACCATGGTCCGTCGGGCCCGTGACGCGGGGCTGCGCGTGGTCGTCGTCAGCGCGGACAAGGACCTGCTCCAGCTGGTGCAGGACGGCGTCGTCATGTTCGATACCATGCGCAACAAGGTCTTCGGGCGCGAGGAGACCGTCGAGAAGATGGGCGTGCCGCCCGAGAAGCTGCGGGACTACCTCGCGCTGGTCGGCGACAGCTCCGACAACGTGCCGGGGGTCAAGTCGGTGGGGCCCAAGACCGCCTCGAAGCTGCTGGCGGACTACGAGGACCTGGACGACCTCTACGCGCACCTCGACGACATCACGAAGAAGGCGCTCAAGCGGAACCTGACGGAGCGGAAGAACGAGGCCTACCTCTCGCAGAAGCTCGTCACCCTCGACGAGCACGTGCCCATCGAGTTCGACCTCGACCAGCTCCGCTACGGCGGCGCGGACGAGGAGCGCCTCCGCGCGCTCTTCACCAAGCTCGAGTTCCACAAGCTGCTCTCGCGCATCGCGCCGCGGCCGAAGAAGCCGGCCAGCTTCGACACGCTCGACGCGGCCGGGCTCGAGGCGGCGTGCGCGGCGATCCGGGAGGCGGGCAAGCTCGCGATGTTCACCCTCGCGGAGGGGGACGACGCGCTGAACGCGCCCATCGTCGGCGTGGGGCTGAGCTGGGAGAAGGGGCAGGCGGTCTACGCGCCGATCGGCCATCTGCGTCTCGGGGCGGACCCGCAGATCCCCATGGACGCGGTGACCGAGGCGCTGAAGCCGCTGCTCGAGGACCCCTCGCTGCCCAAGAGCCTCGGAGACTCCAAGCGAGAGCGGCTGCTCTGGCGGCGGCACGGGGTGGACCTCGCGGGGGTGGTCTTCGACGTGATGCTCGCGAGCTACGTCGTGGATCCCGAGCGACACACCCACGCGCTCGAGGACGTGGCGCGCACCGAGCTGGACGCGACCTTCACGACCTACGAGGCGCTGACCGAGAAGCGGCGCGGCTTCCAGCGCGCGCTGAGCGACGTCGACGTGGAGCCCGCGCGTGACTACGCGGGCCAGCGCGCGGATCTGGTGCGGAGCGTCGAGCGCATCCTCGAGCCGCGGCTCGAGGGGCAGGGGCTGCGCCCGCTCCTGGACGACATCGAGCTGCCGCTCGCGCGGGTGCTCGCCCGGATGGAGCAGGTGGGCGTGCGCATCGACGCCGCGTATCTGCGGCGCCTGTCGGGGGAGGCGAGCGCGCGCATCGCGGAGCTCGAGACCCAGGCGGAGAAGCTCGCGGGCCGGCCGTTCAAGATCACCTCGCCGCGCGAGCTCGAGACGATCCTGTTCGACGAGATCGGGCTCGAGCCGATCAAGCGCACCAAGACCGCGCGCAGCACCGACCACGAGGTGCTCGAGGCCTTGTCTTCGCAGCACGACCTGCCGAAGGTGATCCTCGAGCACCGCCTGCTGTCGAAGCTGCAGGGCACGTACCTCGACGCGCTGCCGAAGCAGATCCACCCGGAGACCGGGCGGGTCCACACCCGCTTCAACCAGGCCGTGGCGGCGACGGGGCGCATGAGCTCGAGCGACCCGAACCTGCAGAACATCCCGATCCGCACCGAGGAGGGCCGCAAGATCCGCGACGCGTTCATCGCGCGGGAGGGCTGGCAGCTGCTCAGCGCCGACTACTCGCAGATCGAGCTGCGCGTGCTGGCCCACCTGAGCGAGGACGTGGAGCTGATCGCCGCGTTCACCGACGACGTCGACGTGCACGTGCGGACCGCGAGCGCGATCTTCGGCGTGCCGGAGGTGGAGATCGAGCGGGCGCAGCGCGAGGCGGCCAAGACCGTCAACTACGCGGTCATCTACGGGCAGTCGGCGTGGGCGCTGGCGCGCAACCTCGGCATCGAGCAGGACGAGGCCCAGCGCTACATCGACGCGTTCTACGCCCGCTACGAGGGCGTCGCGGCGTTCATGGAGGACGTGGTGGAGCAGGCCAAGCGCACGGGCGGCGTGCGCACCCTGTTCGGACGCTGGCGCACCCTCGCGGACATCCGATCGAGGAACTTCCGGCTGCGCTCGGCGGCGGAGCGCATGGCGCGAAACACACCCATCCAGGGCACCGCGGCGGACCTGATCAAGGTGGCGATGGTCCGCATCGACCGCGGCCTCGCCTCGATGGAGAGCCGCATGCTCCTGACCGTGCACGACGAGCTGGTGTTCGAGGTCGCGCCGGGCGAGGAGGACGCCCTGATGACGCTCGTCAAAGACGGCATGGAGCGGGCGATGGAGCTGAAGGTGCCGCTGGTGGCCACGGCGGGCCTGGGCCGCTCCTGGAACG
- the ffh gene encoding signal recognition particle protein — MFETLTKGFRAARNRLAGVAELSEDNIDQALRDVRLSLLEADVELGVVKRFLATVKEQALGTEIQTRASVGGKKVKIGPAEAFVKICQDELKAMMEAEGEPLTFKKNPAITGIMMVGLQGSGKTTSSAKLANLLLRQDRKPLLVAADVQRPGAIEQLQVLGEQIDVPVFAIPGGRPVDICAKAMGEARKLKRDTIIYDTAGRLAVDEPLMAELAEIKSETKADNIFLVVDAMIGQDAVKTAKSFNDRLDLSGVVLTKLDGDARGGAALSVKEVTGAPVRFVGMGETLDKLEEFRPEGMASRILGMGDIVGLMKDFEEVVDEQKAEEDAKRMLQGRFTLHDFLEQIRTLQQMGPLQDLFEKLPFFADSVPEGFEVDEGELKRAEAIVSSMTKRERLEPEIFAKEKGRVTRVAKGSGREDKEVVDLLNRFSFMRKMMGNIGQQAGMLQKIPGMKQMAMARRMNEMVKTGGLEGNPMMAGLADQLLEAAVAGEGQAGQGGPAGRKPGSKAKRKRKRKQQRRARKKGRK, encoded by the coding sequence ATGTTCGAGACCCTCACCAAGGGCTTCCGTGCCGCGCGCAACCGGCTGGCCGGCGTCGCCGAGCTGTCCGAGGACAACATCGATCAGGCGCTCCGTGACGTGCGCCTGTCGCTCCTCGAGGCCGACGTCGAGCTCGGCGTGGTCAAGCGCTTCCTCGCCACGGTCAAGGAGCAGGCGCTCGGCACCGAGATCCAGACCCGCGCCTCGGTCGGCGGCAAGAAGGTCAAGATCGGCCCCGCCGAGGCCTTCGTCAAGATCTGCCAGGACGAGCTGAAGGCGATGATGGAGGCGGAGGGCGAGCCCCTCACCTTCAAGAAGAACCCCGCCATCACCGGCATCATGATGGTCGGCCTCCAGGGCTCGGGTAAGACCACGTCGAGCGCCAAGCTGGCCAACCTGCTGCTCAGGCAGGACCGCAAGCCGCTCCTCGTGGCGGCCGACGTCCAGCGCCCGGGCGCCATCGAGCAGCTCCAGGTCCTCGGCGAGCAGATCGACGTGCCCGTCTTCGCCATCCCCGGCGGCCGGCCGGTGGACATCTGCGCCAAGGCGATGGGCGAGGCGCGAAAGCTCAAGCGCGACACGATCATCTACGACACCGCCGGCCGCCTCGCGGTCGACGAGCCGCTGATGGCCGAGCTCGCCGAGATCAAGAGCGAGACCAAGGCCGACAACATCTTCCTCGTCGTCGACGCGATGATCGGTCAGGACGCGGTGAAGACCGCGAAGTCCTTCAACGATCGGCTCGATCTGAGCGGCGTGGTGCTCACCAAGCTCGACGGCGACGCCCGCGGCGGCGCCGCGCTCAGCGTCAAGGAGGTCACCGGCGCGCCGGTGCGCTTCGTCGGCATGGGCGAGACGCTCGACAAGCTCGAGGAGTTCCGACCCGAGGGCATGGCGAGCCGCATCCTCGGGATGGGCGACATCGTCGGCCTGATGAAGGACTTCGAGGAGGTCGTCGACGAGCAGAAGGCGGAAGAAGACGCCAAGCGCATGCTCCAGGGGCGCTTCACGCTCCACGACTTCCTCGAGCAGATCCGCACGCTCCAGCAGATGGGTCCCCTCCAGGACCTCTTCGAGAAGCTCCCCTTCTTCGCCGACAGCGTGCCCGAGGGCTTCGAGGTCGACGAGGGCGAGCTGAAGCGGGCCGAGGCCATCGTCAGCTCGATGACCAAGCGCGAGCGGCTCGAGCCCGAGATCTTCGCCAAGGAGAAGGGCCGCGTCACGCGCGTCGCCAAGGGCTCCGGCCGAGAGGACAAGGAGGTCGTCGACCTCCTCAACCGCTTCTCGTTCATGCGCAAGATGATGGGCAACATCGGCCAGCAGGCCGGCATGCTCCAGAAGATCCCGGGCATGAAGCAGATGGCGATGGCCCGCCGGATGAACGAGATGGTCAAGACGGGCGGCCTCGAGGGCAACCCGATGATGGCCGGGCTCGCCGACCAGCTGCTCGAGGCGGCGGTGGCGGGCGAGGGTCAAGCAGGCCAGGGAGGCCCCGCGGGCCGCAAGCCAGGCAGCAAGGCCAAGCGGAAGCGCAAGCGCAAGCAGCAGCGCCGTGCGCGGAAGAAGGGTCGGAAATAG